In one Alnus glutinosa chromosome 12, dhAlnGlut1.1, whole genome shotgun sequence genomic region, the following are encoded:
- the LOC133851881 gene encoding non-specific lipid transfer protein GPI-anchored 5 — translation MASKGIEMGVVVHVLVLVAMLSAGAKAQSGCTTVLTNLAPCLNYITGNSSTPSSSCCSQLSKVVQTSPQCLCSVLNGGAASLGITINQTLALSLPSACKMRTPPISQCKAANGPTTSGTPPPVGSPTSTPAASSSETPQGAITPSGSKTVPSLDGGSSDGSIVKAPLQFMLFRLFIMSCASTITSF, via the exons ATGGCTTCTAAAGGGATTGAAATGGGTGTAGTAGTACACGTACTGGTCCTTGTGGCCATGCTATCGGCTGGAGCCAAGGCCCAGTCGGGTTGCACTACTGTGCTCACGAATTTGGCACCATGCCTGAACTACATAACGGGAAATTCATCGACCCCATCGTCTTCATGCTGCTCACAGCTCTCTAAAGTTGTTCAAACATCACCGCAGTGCCTTTGCTCCGTCCTAAATGGTGGCGCTGCCTCTCTGGGTATTACTATAAATCAAACTCTAGCTCTATCACTACCCAGTGCTTGTAAAATGCGAACTCCACCCATTAGCCAGTGTAAAG CTGCCAATGGACCAACAACTTCAGGAACTCCTCCCCCAGTAGGTTCTCCAACGAGTACTCCAGCCGCTTCTTCCAGTGAAACACCTCAAGGTGCAATTACTCCTTCAG GGTCGAAAACAGTCCCATCATTAGACGGAGGTTCTTCTGATGGAAGTATCGTCAAAGCGCCTCTTCAGTTTATGCTCTTCCGGCTCTTCATAATGTCTTGTGCTTCCACCATCACCTCATTCTGA
- the LOC133851899 gene encoding non-specific lipid transfer protein GPI-anchored 16-like: MDPVKGSRLIAILATLLVISAILVNGQISTPCTASMISSFTPCFNFITGSTSNGSYSSPTTGCCSSLQSLLSTSMDCGCLLITANVPVQLPINRTLALSLPRACNIAGAPALCKASGTPLPSPGPASLGPALPPATIAASPFSPRVSKAVALALELESETTTELTPASPPVETEVPARSTSGIARPTLNPSASAPSYAYPAPLLLLLVGVLAIFKSY; encoded by the exons ATGGATCCTGTCAAGGGTTCTAGACTTATTGCAATATTAGCAACTCTTTTAGTCATTTCTGCAATATTAGTTAACGGGCAGATTAGCACACCATGCACAGCGTCAATGATCAGCAGCTTTACCCCATGTTTTAACTTTATTACTGGAAGCACCAGTAACGGTTCATATTCATCACCGACAACGGGCTGTTGTAGTTCATTGCAGTCGCTCTTGAGCACTAGTATGGACTGTGGTTGTCTTCTAATAACTGCTAACGTCCCTGTTCAACTGCCCATTAACCGAACTCTTGCACTCTCCCTCCCACGAGCCTGTAACATTGCTGGCGCGCCCGCACTGTGCAAAG CTTCTGGAACACCTTTACCTTCTCCAG GTCCTGCCTCACTTGGACCGGCTCTGCCACCTGCAACTATAGCTGCTTCTCCTTTTAGTCCGCGGG TCTCTAAAGCAGTGGCACTAGCTCTAGAACTAGAATCTGAAACAACTACGGAATTGACACCAGCGTCTCCACCAGTGGAAACAGAAGTCCCTGCAAGAAGTACTTCAGGGATAGCGCGGCCAACGCTGAATCCATCGGCATCTGCTCCATCTTATGCATACCCAGCACCTCTCCTACTACTTCTTGTAGGAGTACTTGCGATTTTTAAGTCATACTAA